From a region of the Panicum virgatum strain AP13 chromosome 2K, P.virgatum_v5, whole genome shotgun sequence genome:
- the LOC120659231 gene encoding polyubiquitin-like: MESMDQNKEVALSPQQRDRLRLIQFLRFARKQREDGLAVPDYNIQKESTLHMELRLGRGMIHVKTLADTTLMLEVELSDTVLDVKRKIQDTDGIPIREQRLFSMGRQLTDERTLAYYAIHKGSSMHLPERSVCQESLPSTLLML, encoded by the exons ATGGAGTCTATGGATCAAAACAAGGAGGTCGCTTTGTCGCCGCAGCAGCGCGACCGGCTGCGTCTCATCCAGTTTCTTAGGTTTGCTCGGAAGCAGCGCGAGGATGGCCTCGCTGTTCCTGACTATAACATTCAGAAGGAGTCTACTCTTCACATGGAGCTCAGGCTGGGGAGAGGCATGATCCATGTCAAGACTTTGGCAGACACTACCTTGATGCTGGAGGTTGAGCTATCTGACACAGTTTTAGATGTGAAGAGAAAGATCCAGGACACGGACGGAATACCAATCAGGGAGCAGCGCCTCTTCTCCATGGGCAGGCAGCTCACAGACGAGAGAACCCTAGCCTACTACGCCATCCATAAGGGATCCAGCATGCACCTG CCTGAGAGGTCTGTGTGCCAGGAGAGCTTGCCAAGCACATTATTGATGCTGTAA
- the LOC120660359 gene encoding pentatricopeptide repeat-containing protein At3g06430, chloroplastic-like, whose protein sequence is MGSPAYTASLSPGSALFSNSRVPPPRLLRPGLGVPGRGEVGVSSAAGRYGGGRLTPPQEKRRPSESAQLTERKRHWKAGEFPAGSATGRDGGRAAPPQEKRHWKAGEFPAGAAAGRDGGRPGPPQEKRHWKAGEFPGTAAPPDSKASRTPLKNVKKRLDARADAKAWACTVTEALADSINSKNWREALQVFEMLKEQPFYHPKEGTYMKLIVLLGRSGQAAQARQLFDEMLQQGCQPTPELYTALIGAYCRCGLLDESLQLLTDMKASPLCQPDVYTYSTIIKACVDATRFDLVEAMYKDMAERLISPNTVTQNIVLSGYGKAGRLDDMERVLSDMLDSTTCKPDVWTMNIILSLFGNRGQVEAMEKWYEKFRSYGIEPETRTLNILIGAYGKKRMYDKMSAVMEYMRKLAFPWTTATYNNVIEAFAEAGDAKNMEHTFNQMRSEGMKPDTKTFCCLINGFSKAGFFHKVVGMVKLAERLGVPTDTSFHNAILGACAKADDLMEMERVFMHMKHKQCDPDAMTYSILVEAYRKEGMTDKIYALHQENPTLVPTDLVMV, encoded by the exons ATGGGTTCGCCGGCCTACACCGCTTCCCTTTCTCCCGGCTCTGCTCTCTTCTCCAACTCtcgagtgccgccgccgcgtcttCTCCGGCCGGGGCTCGGGGTGCCGGGGAGAGGGGAGGTGGGGGTGTCTTCGGCAGCTGGAAggtacggcggcggccgcctcacCCCGCCGCAGGAGAAGCGCCGGCCCTCGGAGTCAGCCCAACTCACGGAACGGAAGCGGCATTGGAAAGCGGGGGAGTTCCCGGCGGGGTCCGCCACCGGCAGggacggcggccgcgccgccccgccgcaagAGAAGCGGCACTGGAAGGCGGGGGAGTTCCCggcgggggccgccgccggcagggaCGGCGGCCGCCCCGGCCCACCGCAGGAGAAGCGGCACTGGAAGGCGGGGGAGTTCCCGGGCACCGCCGCGCCCCCGGACTCGAAGGCGTCGAGGACGCCCCTGAAGAACGTCAAGAAGCGGCTGGACGCCCGCGCGGACGCCAAGGCGTGGGCGTGCACCGTCACCGAGGCCCTCGCCGACAGCATCAACTCCAAGAACTGGCGAGAAGCGCTGCAG GTCTTCGAGATGCTCAAGGAGCAGCCTTTCTACCATCCGAAAGAGGGCACCTACATGAAGCTCATCGTGCTGCTTGGCAGATCGGGCCAGGCCGCCCAAGCGCGCCAGCTATTCGACGAGATGCTGCAACAAGGATGCCAACCCACCCCTGAGCTCTACACCGCCTTGATTGGGGCCTACTGCCGCTGTGGCTTACTGGATGAGTCACTCCAGCTCCTCACAGACATGAAGGCCTCTCCACTGTGCCAGCCTGACGTCTACACCTACAGCACCATCATCAAGGCCTGTGTCGATGCCACCAGATTTGACCTTGTTGAAGCCATGTACAAAGACATGGCTGAGCGCTTGATATCACCCAACACGGTCACGCAGAACATTGTCCTCAGTGGGTATGGAAAGGCTGGACGGTTAGATGACATGGAAAGAGTGCTCTCTGACATGCTCGACAGCACGACCTGCAAGCCGGATGTCTGGACAATGAACATTATCCTAAGCCTGTTTGGAAACAGGGGGCAGGTGGAAGCGATGGAGAAATGGTATGAGAAATTCCGAAGCTATGGCATTGAACCGGAAACTCGCACGCTGAACATTCTCATTGGCGCCTATGGGAAGAAACGGATGTACGATAAGATGTCTGCAGTCATGGAGTACATGCGCAAACTAGCATTTCCATGGACCACTGCCACATACAACAACGTGATTGAAGCATTTGCTGAGGCGGGTGATGCCAAAAACATGGAACACACATTTAACCAGATGCGCTCTGAGGGGATGAAGCCAGATACAAAGACCTTCTGTTGTCTAATAAATGGATTCAGCAAAGCAGGTTTTTTTCATAAGGTTGTGGGCATGGTTAAGCTTGCTGAGAGACTTGGTGTGCCCACAGATACGTCTTTCCACAATGCTATTCTTGGTGCATGTGCAAAAGCAGATGATCTTATGGAGATGGAGAGGGTCTTCATGCACATGAAGCATAAGCAGTGTGATCCGGATGCCATGACATACTCTATCTTGGTGGAAGCTTATCGGAAGGAAGGAATGACCGACAAGATTTATGCTTTGCATCAGGAGAACCCAACTTTGGTTCCAACTGATCTTGTCATGGTGTAA
- the LOC120659237 gene encoding uncharacterized protein LOC120659237 translates to MPPPPPLEELQEEVLLRFPRHEPALLVRAALVCKPWLRLICGPGFRRRFREPHRTPPMLGFVGNIVPSLSGILTDADRPYSCFVPTTAAAFRSPGADLLLCRALDARHGRVLLNCHRRGGGGGVPLPRLQGQGYIVWIAAVLCGRCHHLDCHRGPFLVVYMAYRAPGELIICTYSSDAGTWSDPISTEQPTRHVDMTPSVLVGNALYFGCLASKSLVKYDLESHEMSVDPLPFTYRSWRPVVLDNGLGLATVHESKLCMWKKAGPEVDAGWTENRVIELEALLPSYAFLTPPDVVGFADGIDVIFLMADSVLYTIDTKTYEVKKVFEGKRINCVIPYMSFFIPGTALHGFWFYNNVINEQ, encoded by the exons atgccgccgccgccgccgctggaggaGCTCCAGGAGGAGGTCCTCCTCCGCTTCCCGCGGCACGAGCCCGCGCTCCTCGTCCGCGCCGCCCTCGTCTGCAAGCCCTGGCTCCGCCTCATCTGCGGCCCCGGGTTCCGGCGCAGGTTCCGCGAGCCCCACCGCACGCCGCCCATGCTGGGGTTCGTCGGCAACATCGTGCCCAGTTTGAGTGGGATTCTAACCGACGCCGACAGACCATATTCCTGCTTCGTGcccaccacggccgccgccttcCGCTCGCCGGGCGCCGacctcctcctctgccgcgcgctCGACGCCCGCCACGGCCGTGTCCTCCTCAACTGCCatagaaggggggggggggggggg GTGCCCCTTCCCCGTCTGCAAGGGCAAGGCTACATAGTCTGGATTGCGGCGGTTCTCTGCGGCCGCTGCCATCACCTCGATTGCCACCGTGGACCTTTCCTAGTGGTTTACATGGCCTATCGTGCTCCTGGGGAGCTGATCATCTGCACCTATTCATCCGATGCTGGTACATGGAGCGACCCAATTTCCACAGAGCAGCCCACTAGACATGTCGATATGACGCCCAGCGTGCTTGTGGGGAATGCACTCTACTTCGGGTGTCTGGCCAGCAAATCACTTGTAAAGTATGACTTGGAATCGCACGAAATGTCTGTAGATCCACTGCCATTTACATACCGCTCGTGGCGGCCTGTCGTGCTCGACAATGGGCTAGGATTAGCCACCGTACATGAATCCAAGCTCTGCATGTGGAAGAAGGCTGGTCCTGAAGTGGATGCTGGGTGGACAGAGAACAGGGTCATTGAGCTTGAGGCGCTGCTCCCTAGTTATGCCTTCTTGACCCCACCTGATGTGGTTGGCTTCGCAGATGGCATCGATGTGATTTTCTTGATGGCGGACAGTGTGCTCTATACAATTGATACAAAGACCTATGAGGTGAAGAAGGTTTTTGAGGGCAAACGCATCAACTGTGTTATTCCTTACATGAGCTTCTTCATTCCAGGTACAGCTTTGCATGGATTTTGGTTTTATAACAATGTTATAAACGAGCAATAA
- the LOC120660366 gene encoding T-complex protein 1 subunit epsilon, whose protein sequence is MALAFDEFGRPFIILREQEKKTRLRGLDAQKANIAAGKAVARILRTSLGPKGMDKMLQSPDGDVTITNDGATILEQMDVDNQIAKLMVELSRSQDYEIGDGTTGVVVMAGALLEQAEKLLERGIHPIRVAEGYEMASRIAFEHLERISHKFEFSADNIEPLVQTCMTTLSSKIVNRCKRALAEIAVKAVLAVADLERKDVNLDLIKVEGKVGGKLEDTELIYGIVVDKDMSHPQMPKRIEDAKIAILTCPFEPPKPKTKHKVDIDTVEKFQTLREQEQKYFDEMVQKCKDVGATLVICQWGFDDEANHLLMHRNLPAVRWVGGVELELIAIATGGRIVPRFQELSPEKLGKAGLVREKSFGTTKDRMLYIEQCANSRAVTIFIRGGNKMMIEETKRSLHDALCVARNLIRNNSIVYGGGSAEISCSIAVEAAADRHPGVEQYAIRSFADALDAVPLALAENSGLPPIDTLTAVKAQQVKESNPHCGIDCNDVGTNDMKEQNVFETLIGKQQQILLATQVVKMILKIDDVISPSEY, encoded by the exons atggcgctcGCCTTCGACGAGTTCGGGCGCCCCTTCATCATCCTCCGGGAGCAGGAGAAGAAGACGCGCCTGCGCGGCCTCGACGCGCAGAAGGCCAACATCGCCGCCGGCAAGGCCGTCGCGCGGATCCTCCGCACCTCGCTCGGACCCAAGGGCATGGACAAGATGCTCCAGTCCCCCGACGGCGACGTCACCATAA CAAATGATGGGGCAACCATCCTGGAGCAGATGGATGTTGACAACCAGATTGCAAAGCTGATGGTGGAGCTGTCCCGCAGTCAAGACTATGAAATCGGGGATGGTACCACCGGGGTTGTTGTCATGGCAGGGGCTCTCCTGGAGCAGGCTGAGAAGCTTCTGGAACGTGGTATTCACCCAATTAGGGTGGCTGAAGGCTATGAGATGGCGTCAAGGATAGCTTTTGAACACCTAGAGCGCATCTCCCACAAGTTTGAGTTCAGTGCAGACAATATCGAGCCACTGGTTCAGACCTGCATGACAACTCTATCGTCCAAGAT TGTTAACCGTTGCAAGCGGGCACTAGCAGAGATTGCTGTGAAAGCAGTCCTTGCGGTTGCCGATTTGGAGAGGAAGGATGTTAACTTGGATTTAATTAAAGTAGAGGGCAAGGTTGGTGGTAAGCTGGAGGACACTGAACTGATATATGGAATTGTTGTTGACAAAGATATGAGCCACCCGCAAATGCCAAAGAGAATTGAGGATGCTAAGATTGCCATTCTGACATGCCCATTCGAGCCCCCGAAGCCGAAGACAAAGCATAAGGTCGACATTGACACTGTAGAGAAATTCCAGACGCTGCGTGAGCAAGAGCAGAAATACTTTGATGAAATGGTTCAGAAGTGCAAG GATGTTGGTGCGACCCTGGTTATTTGTCAATGGGGTTTCGATGATGAAGCCAATCATTTGTTGATGCACAGAAATCTGCCAGCTGTCAGATGGGTTGGTGGTGTTGAATTGGAATTGATTGCCATTGCTACAG GAGGACGTATTGTTCCGAGATTCCAAGAGTTGAGTCCTGAAAAGCTTGGGAAG GCTGGATTAGTCCGAGAGAAGTCCTTCGGAACTACAAAGGACCGGATGCTTTACATTGAGCAGTGTGCCAATTCCAGAGCTGTAACTATTTTCATTCGTGGTG GAAACAAAATGATGATTGAGGAGACTAAGCGCAGTCTTCATGATGCTCTTTGTGTGGCAAGGAATTTGATCCGCAATAACTCAATTGTGTATGGTGGCGGTTCAGCAGAGATATCTTGCTCAATTGCTGTTGAAGCTGCTGCAGATCGGCACCCTGGAGTTGAGCAG TATGCTATCAGGTCATTTGCTGATGCATTAGATGCTGTTCCACTAGCCTTGGCTGAAAATAGTGGTTTGCCACCAATTGATACCTTAACTGCAGTAAAAGCTCAGCAAGTTAAG GAGAGCAACCCCCACTGTGGGATAGACTGCAACGACGTGGGCACCAACGACATGAAAGAACAGAACGTGTTTGAGACGCTGATCggcaagcagcagcagatcTTGCTCGCCACCCAGGTGGTGAAGATGATACTCAAGATTGATGATGTCATCTCACCGTCCGAGTACtga
- the LOC120660372 gene encoding uncharacterized protein LOC120660372 translates to MAALPKMPPDRPDSWTTAVLCAAAATGTGACDHLDCHDGPFIVVLVGTDTKGMFSYVFSSETYKWSEVTTAEHPGDCISWNRSTLVENALHFMFEKNDRILKYDLRTRGMSLMELPRYVGTNLISEAFIELMTTKEGRLGFARLEESKLCLWSRDHGDVGWVSSIAIELDKMLPFDASLADTTFLVGFAEGVGVIFVRVGDGVFTIDLQSCKVIKVYEGPIISCVVPYMSFCTPALRAASTDA, encoded by the exons ATGGCGGCGCTGCCCAAGATGCCGCCGGACCGTCCGGACAGCTGGACCACCGCggtgctctgcgccgccgccgccaccggcaccgGCGCGTGCGACCACCTCGACTGCCACGACGGCCCCTTCATCGTGGTCCTCGTCGGCACCGACACCAAGGGGATGTTTTCCTACGTCTTCTCGTCGGAGACTTACAAGTGGAGCGAGGTGACCACCGCCGAGCACCCCGGTGACTGTATCAGCTGGAACCGCAGCACCCTCGTCGAGAACGCGCTCCACTTCATGTTCGAGAAGAACGACAGGATCCTCAAGTATGATTTGAGAACTCGGGGAATGTCTCTGATGGAACTGCCTCGTTATGTGGGAACCAACCTAATATCTGAAGCTTTTATTGAGCTCATGACGACCAAGGAGGGGCGGCTGGGGTTCGCAAGGTTGGAGGAGTCGAAGCTTTGCCTATGGTCAAGGGACCATGGAGATGTGGGATGGGTGTCAAGCATAGCCATTGAGCTCGACAAGATGCTACCCTTTGATGCCTCGTTGGCCGACACTACTTTTTTGGTTGGCTTCGCGGAAGGGGTCGGTGTAATTTTCGTCAGGGTTGGGGATGGGGTCTTCACTATTGATCTACAATCTTGCAAGGTGATCAAGGTATATGAGGGCCCGATCATCAGCTGCGTTGTTCCCTACATGAGCTTCTGCACTCCAG CATTGCGGGCAGCTTCTACAGATGCGTGA